The DNA sequence TCCCTGCCGGGCTCCCCGTGGATGCCGATGCCCAGCTCGAACTGATCCTCCGGAAGCTCGAAGGTGGGCTTCCCCGCCGCGGGGACCGTGCAGCTGGTGAGCGCTATCCCCATGCTTCGAACCCTGGAGTTAACCTTGGCGCACACGTCCCGCACCTCTTCCAGGGTCCCTCCCAGCTCCGCCATGGCCCCGGCGATCTTCTCCGCCAGCACCGTGCCACCTACGCCCCGGCGCCCCGCGGTGTAGAGGCTGTCCTTCACCGCCACGTCGTCGTCGATCACCACGCTCTCCACCCGGATGCCCTCGGAAGCCAGCATGTCCTGGGCCATCTGGAAGTTCATCACGTCGCCGGTGTAGTTCTTGACGATGAAGAGAACTCCTTTGCCGCCGTGAACCGCCTTGGCGGCCTCGTACATCTGGTCCGGGGTGGGGGAGGTGAACACCTCACCGGGGCAGGCGGCGTCCAGCATCCCAAAGCCCACGTAGCCCCCGTGCAACGGCTCATGGCCGCTTCCGCCGCCGGAAACCAAGGCCACCTTAGCCCTTGGGGCGTCGGCCCTTAAAACCGCCTTGACCGTGGGATGTATCCTCACCAGGTCCCCAAAGGCCGCCCCAAGCCCCGCAAGGGACTCGGTGACCACCTGATCCACCTGATTGATGAGCTTCTTCAAGAACCGCACTCTCCCTTCAAGCTCAAACCCCGTGGCGAAAAACCCAAGTCACGCCCTTCAATCCACTCCAACGAACCCAAAACCTAGACAATCCCAAGGGCCTTGGCGATGAAGAAAGCCACCGCCCCGCCCGTCAAAGGGGCCACCACCGGAACCCAGGAGTACCCCCAGTCGGAGTCCCCCTTGCCGGGGATAGGAAGCACCGCGTGGGCGATACGGGGTCCCAGGTCACGGGCAGGGTTGATGGCGTATCCGGTGGGGCCTCCAAGGGAAGCGCCGATGCCGTAGACCAGCATACCCACCAGGTACGGTCCAACGCCGGGGGCGATCCCGCCCACGTTCTTAGAGAACACGAACATGATGGGGAGTATCAGGAACAAGGTGGCTATGAACTCGGTCATGAAGTTGGCGGGAATGTTGCGAACCGCGGGGCCCGTGGAGAATATGCCCAGCTTCGCCCCCTTGTCCTCGGTGATCTCCCAGTGGGGCAGGTAGACCAGGTATACCACCACGGCCCCGCAAAAGGCCCCCGCAACCTGGGCTATCATCAAGGTAAAAGCGGTTGGGAAGCTGTACACCCCAGCCAAGGCCTTGAAGAGGGTCACCGCAGGGTTGAGGTCCGCCTGGGGAGATCCGGTGGCTACGGCGGTGAACACACCGAACACCACCGCCATGGCCCACCCAAAGTTTATGGATACCCATCCTGCCCCCTGTCCCTTGGACTTGTTCAAAAGCACGTTGGCCACACAGCCGCAGCCGAAAGTGAGAAGTACCATGGTGCCCAAGAATTCCCCTACCACAGGTCCTTGCATGCCTCTCATCTCCTTCTCTTCAAAATACACGGCCTGAAAAACACCCCTGCCGCCTGCCCAGCCCGCACCCCCGCGCATCACCCCCCTTCCTACAAAAGAAGAGCAGCTTCAACCATCCTAGATGGCCACGCTGCTCTCTCATTCTCTGGAGCCAAACTTATTTATTTGTCTTTTGAAGCCCAAATCGCCCTAAATCAAAAAATCAAATCACCCGCCTGGCCCCCAAAGGGCGGGAAGAGCTACCAAATGGACTTCTCGCTGGACGAAACCCCTATGACTCCCCTTGAAAGGATCGTGCGAACCTGATCGGGGCTGTCCACAAGCCCCCCCGCTATTATGTGGCACCCAAGGTCCGACAGGGGGGTCTTCTCCATGCCCACCACCGCAACCCCAGGGAGCACCTCCACAAAGTCGGGCCTTACCGCCCCCACCAGGCTCTTGCCCTTCCTTATGGCGTCGGAATCGAGCAGGAAGACCCTGAGCACCGTCACAAGCCCCATCCCCTTAGCGATCTCCACAACCCCCTTGTGGGTGCTTATGATGCCCCAGGGGCGGGCGTTATCCACCAAATACCTAATGCCGGACTGATCGGACTTAAGCCCCTCCACAAGATCCATGTGGACAAAGGGCATGTGGCCCCGAGACAACAGGGACGAAACGGACTTGACCACGTCCTGAAGCGAAAAACCCAGGAGGAATACACAACGGGGTTCCTCAAAGGCCAAGACATCCTTTACCACGTCCATGGAGCGAACCGCGCATATGATCGGCCTCACCGCAAGACGCTCCCTCAAGAGACGGACCTTGTCCAAACGAAGCACCCCCACAGATAGAAGCGGAAAAAGAACAGCGGTTTTCAGGAACTTGAGCTTATGAACCACACAACCCATCGTATTGTACTAATGCTAGCCTATTCTGCAATTTAACGCAACCCCAAGACGGCGCCAAAACATCAACAAAAAGGATGCTCAAGGATCAAAATGCCCCTCCCCAGGGGTCTAACAAAAACCTTGCCCTGCGGATCTCCCATCCGCAGGCGAGGAGGGGCATCTTAAGCTGGACCTAAACGGGGCTCAGCTCCTTGAGGACCATGTCGCCGAACCGGTAGAAGCGGAAGTTGCGCCACGCCTCCTGGCAGTCGCTGTACCCCCAGGCGGCGTAGACCATCTCCTTCAGGGTAAGGCCGAAAAGCCCCCTCATCTGGCTCCAAAGCCCTGGAGGGGCGTAGAGGATCAGCCTCACCGGGGCGATGTCGCTGTAGCCGTCCGCCACCCCGTTCCAATAGTGGATCAGGTACCCCTTCCGGGACCTCATCACGCTGGGGTTGGAGTCCTCCAGGTCCAGCTGCCTCACCCGGTCCTTTGGGAACCCCAGCGCCTCCACCTCCTGGAGGAACTCCTCCGGGAAGGAGGGCACTATGAAGCGCCACAACTTAAGGTCGAACCCGTCGAAGGCCTCCCGGCAGTCCCGGAACCAAAGGCCTATGCGGGAAAGGGACGCCATGTCGCCGCACATCATGGCAGCCCCGGTTCCACAAAAGGCCCAAAGGAGCCTGCGCCTCTCCGATTCGGTGTTGGACAGCGGCGACCGGCTGCGGCTAAGACAGTCCCGAAGGAACGCCATGGCCCTCTCCCCGTCATAGGGCGGGGGAATCTGACCCTGCAGCTCCGCCAGCAAAAGGTTAACGCTCTTAGGTTCCAGCTTCACCGCCTGGTCGCCATAGAACAGATCCTTGGGGGCGTCGCAGGAAAGACCCACCGGCACCCAACTGCCGTCCCGGATGTTCAAAAGGCGCCAGCAATCGAAGGCTCCGTCCTCAATAACCCCCACCAGAACGTGGTTCCTGGGGAGATACGCCAAAACCCTTACGTCCCACGATGAAGGCAGGAACGCTTCCCCTTCCACATCGGGAAGGGGCGCAAGGGACCCGAAAGACATAAGCTCGAAACGTCTCATCCCGCATCCCCCCTTCCGTTTCATGAGTTTACCGCTTTATACCACGCCGAACAAGTGGACATACCCCAAGGGGGCCAACCACATATCCCAGGGCGCCGAGCGGCGGGGCGCTCCCTTGGCACCCCCATGGGCAAGACCGCCGATCACCCATATCTTACCCGAGCGCCAGCCTATTTTTATAATATAATAAATGTAACCAACCAAGCGAGACCAGCATAGGGCCGCGCTTTCTTAAGCCGGGGAGGGGATTCTCATGGAGCAGCGCTACAAGGAAATCCTGGACCAGCTCATCAACGGTGTCTACACCACGGACCTCAACCGGGTCATAACCTACTGGAACCGGGCGGCGGAGAAGATAACCGGCTACTCCGCCGACGAGGTGGTGGGCAAGAGGTGTGCGGACAACATACTAGTCCACGTGGACGGGGAGGGCAACAGCCTCTGCCTTGGCATGTGCCCCTTGGCGTTCTCCATGGCGGACGGGAACGCTCGGGAGGCCCTGGTGTACCTCAAGCACAAGGACGGACACCGGGTGCCGGTGCAGGTGAGGACCACCCCATTGAGGGACGACAGCGGCAAAATCATAGGCGGGGTGGAGATCTTCGAGGACACATCGAACCTGGTGTCCCAGGAGGAGAAGATATCCATCCTGGAGCGCCTTGCGTACCTCGACGAGCTCACCAGGGTGGGCAATCGGCGCTCCATCGAGGACACCCTGGAGGAACACCTCAAGGACCTCAAGGAGATCGGCTGGCCCTTCGGGGTGGTGATGATGGATATAGACCACTTCAAGAAGGTGAACGACACCTACGGCCACCAGGCGGGGGACCAGGCCCTAAGGAACGTGGCCAGCACCATGCTATCTTCTCTCAGAAGCTTCGACTCCATGGGCCGTTACGGAGGGGAGGAGTTCCTGGTGATCCTGCGAAACGTGGACAATCAGGAACTCCTGCGGATCGCCGAAAGGCTCCGGGTGCTGGTGCAGGCCACCTGGACCGAGGCTCAGGGGGAGAACATAAACGTCACCGTCTCGGGGGGCGCCACCATGGCAACCTCGGAGGACACGCCGGATACGCTGGTCCAGCGGGCGGACCAGCTTCTCTATCAGAGCAAACAGGGGGCCGCAACCGGATAACCCTAGGTTAAGGCCGCCTTCAAGGCTTTAACCTCATGTACTGGTGCGAGGCCAGGTCGAGCCACAAAAGCTCCTCCTCAAGGCAGCCCTCAAGGCCCGCCAGGATCTTGACCGCCTCGCACGCCTCCAGGGCCGCCGCAAGGGCCGGGGTGAAGGGGGGGTTCCCAAGCCGAACCTCCTCCCCCTGGTTTGGCATGGCCTCCATGAAGGCCCCGAGACTACCACGCCCCGTAACCACCCCGGCCTGGGCGTAGAAACCCCCTATGGCGCCGTGGACCAAGGGCACCCGGTTCCTCAAACAGGCGTCCTTGAGCACCCTCCGGGACGACCCGTTGTCCAGGCAGTCCACCGCCACCTGGCAGCCCGACAGCAGCTGATCCACGTTCTCATCGGTGACGTAACCGCAGAACGCCCGAACCTCCACACCACGGTTCACCGACGCCACCCTCTCCGCCGCCACCTGCGCCTTGTGGCGCCCAAGGTCCTCCTCCCGGCACAAAAGCTGCCTGTTCAGGTTGTTGTCACAGAACACGTCCCCGTCCGCTAAGACAAGGCTTCCCACCCCCGCCCGGGCCAGCATCTCCGCCACGTACCCCCCAAGGCCCCCGCAGCCCACCACCAATGCCTTGGACCTTAGAAGCCTAAGCTGTCCCTGGATGCCAAGGGTCCCAAGGTTCCGGC is a window from the Thermanaerothrix sp. genome containing:
- the dhaK gene encoding dihydroxyacetone kinase subunit DhaK, translated to MKKLINQVDQVVTESLAGLGAAFGDLVRIHPTVKAVLRADAPRAKVALVSGGGSGHEPLHGGYVGFGMLDAACPGEVFTSPTPDQMYEAAKAVHGGKGVLFIVKNYTGDVMNFQMAQDMLASEGIRVESVVIDDDVAVKDSLYTAGRRGVGGTVLAEKIAGAMAELGGTLEEVRDVCAKVNSRVRSMGIALTSCTVPAAGKPTFELPEDQFELGIGIHGEPGRERRPMTQVRDMVRTMGEAIVSDLPFEKGDQVLAFVNGMGGTPLMELFIAYKDLKDFLDEKGIEVSRSLVGNYITSLEMQGFSITLLKLDSQLKALWDYPVHTPALRWGR
- a CDS encoding aquaporin family protein is translated as MQGPVVGEFLGTMVLLTFGCGCVANVLLNKSKGQGAGWVSINFGWAMAVVFGVFTAVATGSPQADLNPAVTLFKALAGVYSFPTAFTLMIAQVAGAFCGAVVVYLVYLPHWEITEDKGAKLGIFSTGPAVRNIPANFMTEFIATLFLILPIMFVFSKNVGGIAPGVGPYLVGMLVYGIGASLGGPTGYAINPARDLGPRIAHAVLPIPGKGDSDWGYSWVPVVAPLTGGAVAFFIAKALGIV
- a CDS encoding glycerol-3-phosphate responsive antiterminator, encoding MDKVRLLRERLAVRPIICAVRSMDVVKDVLAFEEPRCVFLLGFSLQDVVKSVSSLLSRGHMPFVHMDLVEGLKSDQSGIRYLVDNARPWGIISTHKGVVEIAKGMGLVTVLRVFLLDSDAIRKGKSLVGAVRPDFVEVLPGVAVVGMEKTPLSDLGCHIIAGGLVDSPDQVRTILSRGVIGVSSSEKSIW
- a CDS encoding sensor domain-containing diguanylate cyclase, whose translation is MEQRYKEILDQLINGVYTTDLNRVITYWNRAAEKITGYSADEVVGKRCADNILVHVDGEGNSLCLGMCPLAFSMADGNAREALVYLKHKDGHRVPVQVRTTPLRDDSGKIIGGVEIFEDTSNLVSQEEKISILERLAYLDELTRVGNRRSIEDTLEEHLKDLKEIGWPFGVVMMDIDHFKKVNDTYGHQAGDQALRNVASTMLSSLRSFDSMGRYGGEEFLVILRNVDNQELLRIAERLRVLVQATWTEAQGENINVTVSGGATMATSEDTPDTLVQRADQLLYQSKQGAATG
- a CDS encoding ThiF family adenylyltransferase; its protein translation is MNLEGEIRFYSLQEVDQLAESRGLNRRGAEEAILEGGGCPERYRRNLGTLGIQGQLRLLRSKALVVGCGGLGGYVAEMLARAGVGSLVLADGDVFCDNNLNRQLLCREEDLGRHKAQVAAERVASVNRGVEVRAFCGYVTDENVDQLLSGCQVAVDCLDNGSSRRVLKDACLRNRVPLVHGAIGGFYAQAGVVTGRGSLGAFMEAMPNQGEEVRLGNPPFTPALAAALEACEAVKILAGLEGCLEEELLWLDLASHQYMRLKP